A genomic region of Fundulus heteroclitus isolate FHET01 chromosome 24, MU-UCD_Fhet_4.1, whole genome shotgun sequence contains the following coding sequences:
- the LOC110367468 gene encoding muscle M-line assembly protein unc-89-like isoform X4 — protein MKSSKPTIEKETWGDIVERELGVPPEGIIIYPYEGEDDFDDFDSYDRGSEKNSYPPERTCENSKEKDYSDNHTSECIKDVSFSASEQQTPTDQRVSRENVKRQGVSKECDHEASLEKQSYSKETLISTPPLVPEKQTIPETQETQDQQEKKQPFEYLSNKTIIVPLDNWFESESESESESKTQMVQTPYILFDPSFNQLSAIYPPGYFDYYEKKAQKAASKKGKKKEVIEEVKVSETLQNGDEQKPSKKPKRKKKQKTSLETASGPETLKDQEVSGENTGQEEVSTPEIVKDQSVSLQNEICTNETVISKPQEVVEEVKVSETLQNGDEQGEKKPSKKSKRKKKQKTSMETASGPETLKDQEVSGENTEQEEVSTPEIVKDQSVSLQNEICTNETVISKPQEVVEEVKVSETLQNGDEQGEKKPSKKSKRKKKQKTSLETASGPETLKDQEVSGENTEQEEVSTPEIVKDQSVSLQNEICTNETVISKPQEVVEEVKVSETLQNGDEQGEKKPSKKSKRKKKQKTSLETASGPETLKDQEVSGENTEQEEVSTPEIVKDQSVSLQNEICTNETVISKPQEVVEEVKVSETLQNGDEQGEKKPSKKSKRKKKQKTSLETASGPETLKDQEVSGENTQQEEVSTPEIVKDQSVSLQNEICTNETVISKPQEVVEEVKVSETLQNGDEQGEKKPSKKSKRKKKQKTSLETASGPETLKDQEVSGENTEQEEVSTPEIVKDQSVSLQNEICTNEMVISKPQEVVEEVKVSETLQNGDEQGEKKPSKKSKRKKKQKTSLETASGPETLKDQEVSGENTQQEEVSTPEIVKDQSVSLQNEICTNETVISKPQEVVEEVKVSETLQNGDEQGEKKPSKKSKRKKKQKTSLETASGPETLKDQEVSGENTEQEEVSTPEIVKDQSVSLQNEICTNETVMSKPQEVVEEVKVSETLQNGDEQGEKKPSKKSKRKKKQKTSLETASGPETLKDQEVSGENTEQEEVSTPEIVKDQSVSLQNEICTNETVISKPQEVVEEVKVSETLQNGDEQGEKKPSKKSKRKNKQKTSLETASGPETLKDQEVSGENTEQVEVSTPEIVKDQSVSLQNEICIIEKVISKAQEVVEEVKVSQTLQNGDEQGEKKPSKKSKRKKKQKTSLETASGPETLKDQEVSGENTEQEEVSTPEIVKDQSVSLQNEICTNETVISKPQEVVEEVKVSETLQNGDEQGEKKPSKKSKKSVFSLSVSAKRESGQKEKQTSKALKVSEREKASKFQKKSIQKEKETKSKKSRDAVTSPPQMEIKEVEDAIHTQAAEEGLVQDNNPKQADSIVKKVSLWKRIKKAMTPSNWCRCTGRKENQPQ, from the exons atgaagtCAAGCAAGCCTACAATTGAGAAGGAGACATGGGGCGATATTGTAGAAAGAGAATTAGGAGTGCCTCCTGAGGGGATTATCATCTATCCCTATGAAGGTGAAGATGATTTTGATGATTTTGACTCCTACGACAGAGGCAGTGAGAAGAACAGCTACCCCCCTGAGAGAACATGTGAAAACAGCAAGGAGAAGGATTACTCTGACAATCACACCTCAGAGTGCATCAAGGATGTAAGTTTTTCTGCTTCTGAGCAGCAAACCCCTACCGATCAGAGGGTTTCTAGAGAAAACGTCAAACGGCAAGGTGTCTCAAAAGAATGTGATCACGAAGCATCCTTAGAAAAGCAGAGTTATTCAAAGGAAACTCTGATCTCTACACCTCCACTGGTCCCTGAAAAGCAAACGATCCCTGAAACACAGGAGACCCAGGACCAACAAGAGAAGAAACAGCCATTTGAGTATTTGAGCAACAAGACGATAATAGTACCACTGGACAACTGGTttgagtctgagtctgagtcaGAGTCAGAGTCAAAAACCCAAATGGTTCAAACgccatatattttatttgaccCCTCCTTTAACCAACTATCTGCAATTTACCCACCGGGTTATTTCGACTATTATGAAAAGAAAGCTCAAAAAGCTGCTAGCAAGAAGGGGAAAAAGAAAGAGGTCATTGAAGAAGTTAAGGTGTCTGAAACACTACAAAATGGAGATGAGCAAAAGCCTTCTAAGAAACCTAAACgtaagaagaaacaaaagacatctTTGGAAACTGCTTCTGGACCTGAAACCCTCAAAGATCAAGAGGTTTCTGGAGAAAATACTGGACAG GAGGAAGTTTCAACACCAGAAATAGTCAAGGATCAGTCTGTTTCATTACAAAATGAGATCTGTACAAATGAAACGGTGATATCTAAACCACAGGAGGTAGTTGAAGAAGTTAAG GTCTCTGAAACACTACAAAATGGAGATGAGCAAGGAGAGAAAAAGCCTTCTAAGAAATCTAAACgtaagaagaaacaaaagacatctATGGAAACTGCCTCTGGACCTGAAACCCTTAAAGATCAAGAGGTTTCTGGAGAAAATACTGAACAGGAGGAAGTTTCAACACCAGAAATAGTCAAGGATCAGTCGGTTTCATTACAAAATGAGATCTGTACAAATGAAACCGTGATATCTAAACCACAGGAGGTTGTTGAAGAAGTTAAGGTCTCTGAAACACTACAAAATGGAGATGAGCAAGGAGAGAAAAAGCCTTCTAAGAAATCTAAACgtaagaagaaacaaaagacatctTTGGAAACTGCCTCTGGACCTGAAACCCTCAAAGATCAAGAGGTTTCTGGAGAAAATACTGAACAGGAGGAAGTTTCAACACCAGAAATAGTCAAGGATCAGTCGGTTTCATTACAAAATGAGATCTGTACAAATGAAACGGTGATATCTAAACCACAGGAGGTTGTTGAAGAAGTTAAGGTCTCTGAAACACTACAAAATGGAGATGAGCAAGGAGAGAAAAAGCCTTCTAAGAAATCTAAACgtaagaagaaacaaaagacatctTTGGAAACTGCCTCTGGACCTGAAACCCTCAAAGATCAAGAGGTTTCTGGAGAAAATACTGAACAGGAAGAAGTTTCAACACCAGAAATAGTCAAGGATCAGTCGGTTTCCTTACAAAATGAGATCTGTACAAATGAAACGGTGATATCTAAACCACAGGAGGTTGTTGAAGAAGTTAAGGTCTCTGAAACACTACAAAATGGAGATGAGCAAGGAGAGAAAAAGCCTTCTAAGAAATCTAAACgtaagaagaaacaaaagacatctTTGGAAACTGCCTCTGGACCTGAAACCCTTAAAGATCAAGAGGTTTCTGGAGAAAACACTCAACAGGAAGAAGTTTCAACACCAGAAATAGTCAAGGATCAGTCCGTTTCCTTACAAAATGAGATCTGTACAAATGAAACGGTGATATCTAAACCACAGGAGGTTGTTGAAGAAGTTAAGGTCTCTGAAACACTACAAAATGGAGATGAGCAAGGAGAGAAAAAGCCTTCTAAGAAATCTAAACgtaagaagaaacaaaagacatctTTGGAAACTGCCTCTGGACCTGAAACCCTCAAAGATCAAGAGGTTTCTGGAGAAAATACTGAACAGGAAGAAGTTTCAACACCAGAAATAGTCAAGGATCAGTCCGTTTCCTTACAAAATGAGATCTGTACAAATGAAATGGTGATATCTAAACCACAGGAGGTTGTTGAAGAAGTTAAGGTCTCTGAAACACTACAAAATGGAGATGAGCAAGGAGAGAAAAAGCCTTCTAAGAAATCTAAACgtaagaagaaacaaaagacatctTTGGAAACTGCCTCTGGACCTGAAACCCTTAAAGATCAAGAGGTTTCTGGAGAAAACACTCAACAGGAAGAAGTTTCAACACCAGAAATAGTCAAGGATCAGTCCGTTTCCTTACAAAATGAGATCTGTACAAATGAAACGGTGATATCTAAACCACAGGAGGTTGTTGAAGAAGTTAAGGTCTCTGAAACACTACAAAATGGAGATGAGCAAGGAGAGAAAAAGCCTTCTAAGAAATCTAAACgtaagaagaaacaaaagacatctTTGGAAACTGCCTCTGGACCTGAAACCCTCAAAGATCAAGAGGTTTCTGGAGAAAATACTGAACAAGAAGAAGTTTCAACACCAGAAATAGTCAAGGATCAGTCCGTTTCCTTACAAAATGAGATCTGTACAAATGAAACGGTGATGTCTAAACCACAGGAGGTTGTTGAAGAAGTTAAGGTCTCTGAAACACTACAAAATGGAGATGAGCAAGGAGAGAAAAAGCCTTCTAAGAAATCTAAACgtaagaagaaacaaaagacatctTTGGAAACTGCCTCTGGACCTGAAACCCTTAAAGATCAAGAGGTTTCTGGAGAAAATACTGAACAGGAGGAAGTTTCAACACCAGAAATAGTCAAGGATCAGTCCGTTTCCTTACAAAATGAGATCTGTACAAATGAAACGGTGATATCTAAACCACAGGAGGTAGTTGAAGAAGTTAAGGTCTCTGAAACACTACAAAATGGAGATGAGCAAGGAGAGAAAAAGCCTTCTAAGAAATCTAAACGtaagaacaaacaaaagacatctTTGGAAACTGCCTCTGGACCTGAAACCCTCAAAGATCAAGAGGTTTCTGGAGAAAATACTGAACAGGTAGAAGTTTCAACACCAGAAATAGTCAAGGATCAGTCGGTTTCCTTACAAAATGAGATCTGTATAATTGAAAAGGTGATATCTAAAGCACAGGAGGTAGTTGAAGAAGTTAAGGTCTCTCAAACACTACAAAATGGAGATGAGCAAGGAGAGAAAAAGCCTTCTAAGAAATCTAAACgtaagaagaaacaaaagacatctTTGGAAACTGCCTCTGGACCTGAAACCCTTAAAGATCAAGAGGTTTCTGGAGAAAATACTGAACAGGAGGAAGTTTCAACACCAGAAATAGTCAAGGATCAGTCCGTTTCCTTACAAAATGAGATCTGTACAAATGAAACCGTGATATCTAAACCACAGGAGGTTGTTGAAGAAGTTAAGGTCTCTGAAACACTACAAAATGGAGATGAGCAAGGAGAGAAAAAGCCTTCTAAGAAATCTAAGAAGTCGGTTTTCTCCCTTTCAGTTTCTGCTAAAAGGGAGAGTGGTCAAAAGGAAAAGCAGACTTCAAAAGCGCTGAAGGTAAGCGAAAGAGAAAAAGCCTCTAAATTTCAAAAGAAATCCATCCAGAAAGAGAAGGAGACAAAGTCTAAAAAGTCTCGAGACGCTGTAACATCCCCTCCACAGATGGAGATTAAAGAAGTGGAAGATGCCATCCACACACAGGCAGCAGAAGAGGGGCTTGTGCAGGACAATAATCCTAAACAAGCTGATAGCATAGTAAAAAAGGTTTCACTGTGGAAGCGTATCAAAAAGGCCATGACTCCATCAAATTGGTGCCGGTGCACAGGCAGGAAGGAAAACCAGCCACAATag
- the LOC110367468 gene encoding muscle M-line assembly protein unc-89-like isoform X2 codes for MKSSKPTIEKETWGDIVERELGVPPEGIIIYPYEGEDDFDDFDSYDRGSEKNSYPPERTCENSKEKDYSDNHTSECIKDVSFSASEQQTPTDQRVSRENVKRQGVSKECDHEASLEKQSYSKETLISTPPLVPEKQTIPETQETQDQQEKKQPFEYLSNKTIIVPLDNWFESESESESESKTQMVQTPYILFDPSFNQLSAIYPPGYFDYYEKKAQKAASKKGKKKEVIEEVKVSETLQNGDEQKPSKKPKRKKKQKTSLETASGPETLKDQEVSGENTGQEEVSTPEIVKDRSVSFQNEICTNETVISKPQEVVEEVKVSETLQNGEEQGEKKPSKKSKRKNKQKTSLETASGPETLKDQEVSGENTEQEEVSTPEIVKDQSVSLQNEICTNETVISKPQEVVEEVKVSQTLQNGDEQGEKKPSKKSKRKNKQKTSLETASGPETLKDQEVSGENTEQEEVSTPEIVKDQSVSLQNEICTNETVISKPQEVVEEVKVSETLQNGDEQGEKKPSKKSKRKKKQKTSLETASGPETLKDQEVSGENTEQEEVSTPEIVKDQSVSLQNEICTNETVISKPQEVVEEVKVSETLQNGDEQGEKKPSKKSKRKKKQKTSLETASGPETLKDQEVSGENTEQEEVSTPEIVKDQSVSLQNEICTNETVISKPQEVVEEVKVSETLQNGDEQGEKKPSKKSKRKKKQKTSLETASGPETLKDQEVSGENTQQEEVSTPEIVKDQSVSLQNEICTNETVISKPQEVVEEVKVSETLQNGDEQGEKKPSKKSKRKKKQKTSLETASGPETLKDQEVSGENTEQEEVSTPEIVKDQSVSLQNEICTNEMVISKPQEVVEEVKVSETLQNGDEQGEKKPSKKSKRKKKQKTSLETASGPETLKDQEVSGENTQQEEVSTPEIVKDQSVSLQNEICTNETVISKPQEVVEEVKVSETLQNGDEQGEKKPSKKSKRKKKQKTSLETASGPETLKDQEVSGENTEQEEVSTPEIVKDQSVSLQNEICTNETVMSKPQEVVEEVKVSETLQNGDEQGEKKPSKKSKRKKKQKTSLETASGPETLKDQEVSGENTEQEEVSTPEIVKDQSVSLQNEICTNETVISKPQEVVEEVKVSETLQNGDEQGEKKPSKKSKRKNKQKTSLETASGPETLKDQEVSGENTEQVEVSTPEIVKDQSVSLQNEICIIEKVISKAQEVVEEVKVSQTLQNGDEQGEKKPSKKSKRKKKQKTSLETASGPETLKDQEVSGENTEQEEVSTPEIVKDQSVSLQNEICTNETVISKPQEVVEEVKVSETLQNGDEQGEKKPSKKSKKSVFSLSVSAKRESGQKEKQTSKALKVSEREKASKFQKKSIQKEKETKSKKSRDAVTSPPQMEIKEVEDAIHTQAAEEGLVQDNNPKQADSIVKKVSLWKRIKKAMTPSNWCRCTGRKENQPQ; via the exons atgaagtCAAGCAAGCCTACAATTGAGAAGGAGACATGGGGCGATATTGTAGAAAGAGAATTAGGAGTGCCTCCTGAGGGGATTATCATCTATCCCTATGAAGGTGAAGATGATTTTGATGATTTTGACTCCTACGACAGAGGCAGTGAGAAGAACAGCTACCCCCCTGAGAGAACATGTGAAAACAGCAAGGAGAAGGATTACTCTGACAATCACACCTCAGAGTGCATCAAGGATGTAAGTTTTTCTGCTTCTGAGCAGCAAACCCCTACCGATCAGAGGGTTTCTAGAGAAAACGTCAAACGGCAAGGTGTCTCAAAAGAATGTGATCACGAAGCATCCTTAGAAAAGCAGAGTTATTCAAAGGAAACTCTGATCTCTACACCTCCACTGGTCCCTGAAAAGCAAACGATCCCTGAAACACAGGAGACCCAGGACCAACAAGAGAAGAAACAGCCATTTGAGTATTTGAGCAACAAGACGATAATAGTACCACTGGACAACTGGTttgagtctgagtctgagtcaGAGTCAGAGTCAAAAACCCAAATGGTTCAAACgccatatattttatttgaccCCTCCTTTAACCAACTATCTGCAATTTACCCACCGGGTTATTTCGACTATTATGAAAAGAAAGCTCAAAAAGCTGCTAGCAAGAAGGGGAAAAAGAAAGAGGTCATTGAAGAAGTTAAGGTGTCTGAAACACTACAAAATGGAGATGAGCAAAAGCCTTCTAAGAAACCTAAACgtaagaagaaacaaaagacatctTTGGAAACTGCTTCTGGACCTGAAACCCTCAAAGATCAAGAGGTTTCTGGAGAAAATACTGGACAGGAGGAAG TTTCAACACCAGAAATAGTCAAGGATCGGTCGGTTTCCTTCCAAAATGAGATCTGTACAAATGAAACTGTGATATCTAAACCACAGGAGGTTGTTGAAGAAGTTAAGGTCTCTGAAACACTACAAAATGGTGAAGAGCAAGGAGAGAAAAAGCCTTCTAAGAAATCTAAACGtaagaacaaacaaaagacatctTTGGAAACTGCCTCTGGACCTGAAACCCTCAAAGATCAAGAGGTTTCTGGAGAAAATACTGAACAGGAGGAAGTTTCAACACCAGAAATAGTCAAGGATCAGTCTGTTTCATTACAAAATGAGATCTGTACAAATGAAACGGTGATATCTAAACCACAGGAGGTAGTTGAAGAAGTTAAGGTCTCTCAAACACTACAAAATGGTGATGAGCAAGGAGAGAAAAAGCCTTCTAAGAAATCTAAACGtaagaacaaacaaaagacatctTTGGAAACTGCCTCTGGACCTGAAACCCTTAAAGATCAAGAG GTTTCTGGAGAAAATACTGAACAGGAGGAAGTTTCAACACCAGAAATAGTCAAGGATCAGTCGGTTTCATTACAAAATGAGATCTGTACAAATGAAACCGTGATATCTAAACCACAGGAGGTTGTTGAAGAAGTTAAGGTCTCTGAAACACTACAAAATGGAGATGAGCAAGGAGAGAAAAAGCCTTCTAAGAAATCTAAACgtaagaagaaacaaaagacatctTTGGAAACTGCCTCTGGACCTGAAACCCTCAAAGATCAAGAGGTTTCTGGAGAAAATACTGAACAGGAGGAAGTTTCAACACCAGAAATAGTCAAGGATCAGTCGGTTTCATTACAAAATGAGATCTGTACAAATGAAACGGTGATATCTAAACCACAGGAGGTTGTTGAAGAAGTTAAGGTCTCTGAAACACTACAAAATGGAGATGAGCAAGGAGAGAAAAAGCCTTCTAAGAAATCTAAACgtaagaagaaacaaaagacatctTTGGAAACTGCCTCTGGACCTGAAACCCTCAAAGATCAAGAGGTTTCTGGAGAAAATACTGAACAGGAAGAAGTTTCAACACCAGAAATAGTCAAGGATCAGTCGGTTTCCTTACAAAATGAGATCTGTACAAATGAAACGGTGATATCTAAACCACAGGAGGTTGTTGAAGAAGTTAAGGTCTCTGAAACACTACAAAATGGAGATGAGCAAGGAGAGAAAAAGCCTTCTAAGAAATCTAAACgtaagaagaaacaaaagacatctTTGGAAACTGCCTCTGGACCTGAAACCCTTAAAGATCAAGAGGTTTCTGGAGAAAACACTCAACAGGAAGAAGTTTCAACACCAGAAATAGTCAAGGATCAGTCCGTTTCCTTACAAAATGAGATCTGTACAAATGAAACGGTGATATCTAAACCACAGGAGGTTGTTGAAGAAGTTAAGGTCTCTGAAACACTACAAAATGGAGATGAGCAAGGAGAGAAAAAGCCTTCTAAGAAATCTAAACgtaagaagaaacaaaagacatctTTGGAAACTGCCTCTGGACCTGAAACCCTCAAAGATCAAGAGGTTTCTGGAGAAAATACTGAACAGGAAGAAGTTTCAACACCAGAAATAGTCAAGGATCAGTCCGTTTCCTTACAAAATGAGATCTGTACAAATGAAATGGTGATATCTAAACCACAGGAGGTTGTTGAAGAAGTTAAGGTCTCTGAAACACTACAAAATGGAGATGAGCAAGGAGAGAAAAAGCCTTCTAAGAAATCTAAACgtaagaagaaacaaaagacatctTTGGAAACTGCCTCTGGACCTGAAACCCTTAAAGATCAAGAGGTTTCTGGAGAAAACACTCAACAGGAAGAAGTTTCAACACCAGAAATAGTCAAGGATCAGTCCGTTTCCTTACAAAATGAGATCTGTACAAATGAAACGGTGATATCTAAACCACAGGAGGTTGTTGAAGAAGTTAAGGTCTCTGAAACACTACAAAATGGAGATGAGCAAGGAGAGAAAAAGCCTTCTAAGAAATCTAAACgtaagaagaaacaaaagacatctTTGGAAACTGCCTCTGGACCTGAAACCCTCAAAGATCAAGAGGTTTCTGGAGAAAATACTGAACAAGAAGAAGTTTCAACACCAGAAATAGTCAAGGATCAGTCCGTTTCCTTACAAAATGAGATCTGTACAAATGAAACGGTGATGTCTAAACCACAGGAGGTTGTTGAAGAAGTTAAGGTCTCTGAAACACTACAAAATGGAGATGAGCAAGGAGAGAAAAAGCCTTCTAAGAAATCTAAACgtaagaagaaacaaaagacatctTTGGAAACTGCCTCTGGACCTGAAACCCTTAAAGATCAAGAGGTTTCTGGAGAAAATACTGAACAGGAGGAAGTTTCAACACCAGAAATAGTCAAGGATCAGTCCGTTTCCTTACAAAATGAGATCTGTACAAATGAAACGGTGATATCTAAACCACAGGAGGTAGTTGAAGAAGTTAAGGTCTCTGAAACACTACAAAATGGAGATGAGCAAGGAGAGAAAAAGCCTTCTAAGAAATCTAAACGtaagaacaaacaaaagacatctTTGGAAACTGCCTCTGGACCTGAAACCCTCAAAGATCAAGAGGTTTCTGGAGAAAATACTGAACAGGTAGAAGTTTCAACACCAGAAATAGTCAAGGATCAGTCGGTTTCCTTACAAAATGAGATCTGTATAATTGAAAAGGTGATATCTAAAGCACAGGAGGTAGTTGAAGAAGTTAAGGTCTCTCAAACACTACAAAATGGAGATGAGCAAGGAGAGAAAAAGCCTTCTAAGAAATCTAAACgtaagaagaaacaaaagacatctTTGGAAACTGCCTCTGGACCTGAAACCCTTAAAGATCAAGAGGTTTCTGGAGAAAATACTGAACAGGAGGAAGTTTCAACACCAGAAATAGTCAAGGATCAGTCCGTTTCCTTACAAAATGAGATCTGTACAAATGAAACCGTGATATCTAAACCACAGGAGGTTGTTGAAGAAGTTAAGGTCTCTGAAACACTACAAAATGGAGATGAGCAAGGAGAGAAAAAGCCTTCTAAGAAATCTAAGAAGTCGGTTTTCTCCCTTTCAGTTTCTGCTAAAAGGGAGAGTGGTCAAAAGGAAAAGCAGACTTCAAAAGCGCTGAAGGTAAGCGAAAGAGAAAAAGCCTCTAAATTTCAAAAGAAATCCATCCAGAAAGAGAAGGAGACAAAGTCTAAAAAGTCTCGAGACGCTGTAACATCCCCTCCACAGATGGAGATTAAAGAAGTGGAAGATGCCATCCACACACAGGCAGCAGAAGAGGGGCTTGTGCAGGACAATAATCCTAAACAAGCTGATAGCATAGTAAAAAAGGTTTCACTGTGGAAGCGTATCAAAAAGGCCATGACTCCATCAAATTGGTGCCGGTGCACAGGCAGGAAGGAAAACCAGCCACAATag